The Streptomyces camelliae genome window below encodes:
- a CDS encoding chorismate mutase: MTTSNTGTGDMDPGVRQELERLRDSIDNIDAAVVHLLAERFKATQQVGRLKAVHQLPPADPGREARQIERLRRLAENAKLDPAFAEKFLNFIIAEVIRHHERIAEDTANAQSADD; this comes from the coding sequence ATGACCACCAGCAACACCGGCACCGGTGACATGGACCCCGGGGTCCGCCAGGAACTGGAGCGGCTGCGCGACAGCATCGACAACATCGACGCGGCCGTCGTCCACCTGCTCGCCGAGCGGTTCAAGGCCACCCAGCAGGTCGGCCGGCTCAAGGCCGTCCACCAGCTGCCGCCCGCCGACCCGGGCCGCGAGGCCCGCCAGATCGAGCGGCTGCGCCGCCTCGCCGAGAACGCCAAGCTCGACCCGGCCTTCGCCGAGAAGTTCCTGAACTTCATCATCGCCGAGGTGATCCGGCACCATGAGCGCATCGCCGAGGACACCGCCAACGCGCAGTCGGCGGACGACTGA
- the pepN gene encoding aminopeptidase N has translation MSVLTRDEAQLRAQLLDVHRYTVELDLTTGDETFDSRTVIRFTARSAGDTFVELKPAELRAVALDGQPLDPESLDDGRLPLKNLTSGEHELRVDAVMRYSRTGEGMHRFTDPSDGETYVYTQMFMDDVQRVFAAFDQPDLKALFEVSVKAPEGWTVLANSVTERRADGVWQAAPTPLISTYLVAVAAGPWHSVRTEHRGLPFGIHCRRSLAPHLDTDAEEIFDVTRACFDRYHEKFEEPYPFDSYDQAFVPEFNAGAMENPGLVTFRDEFVYRSAVTDTERQTRAMVIAHEMAHMWFGDLVTLKWWDDIWLNESFAEYMGYQTTAEATRFADPWTEFGVTRKSWGYDADQRPTTHPVAPENVDDTASALLNFDGISYAKGASALRQLAAWLGEKDFLAGINTHFARHKFGNAALADFIDSLASATDRDVPAWADSWLRTTGVDTLTPQVATADGTWTLTVDRAGSRPHHLTAGLYDLDLADEGRLVLRERLGLDVPQSVPQPIGKRPALLLLNDGDLTYAKVRFDAESFEAVRTGLSGLPDPLTRAVVWNALRDAVRDGELPPAAYLETARAHLPRETDLALVQGVLAFASGQIAVQYLSAQERSAALSTLTSLCRDLLRRTEDGDHPGLRLIAVRHLISAAAHPDTIAAWLADGTVPGGPELDPELRWRILGRLAVLGATDEAAIAAELERDPSATGQEGAARCRAALPDPEAKRAAWEAMFAGDDLSNYLFTATAQGFWQPEQAELVRQYVPRFYADAVAVSARRGPAIAQAVGRWAFPAHAVDAENLRLGEACLRDADPTPALRRTLADRLDDLARALRVRGEEEARQEAVEAQGAQGA, from the coding sequence ATGTCCGTACTCACGCGCGACGAAGCGCAGCTCCGAGCACAGCTCCTCGACGTCCACCGCTACACGGTCGAACTGGACCTCACCACCGGGGACGAGACCTTCGACTCCCGCACCGTGATCCGCTTCACCGCGCGCTCCGCCGGGGACACGTTCGTCGAGCTGAAGCCCGCCGAGCTCCGCGCGGTCGCGCTCGACGGACAGCCCCTCGACCCGGAGTCGCTCGACGACGGCCGGCTGCCGCTGAAGAACCTCACTTCGGGCGAGCACGAGCTGCGCGTGGACGCGGTCATGCGCTACTCCCGCACCGGCGAGGGCATGCACCGCTTCACCGACCCCAGCGACGGTGAGACGTACGTCTACACGCAGATGTTCATGGACGACGTCCAGCGCGTCTTCGCCGCCTTCGACCAGCCCGACCTGAAGGCCCTCTTCGAGGTCTCCGTCAAGGCACCCGAGGGCTGGACCGTCCTCGCCAACAGCGTCACCGAGCGGCGCGCCGACGGCGTCTGGCAGGCCGCGCCCACCCCGCTGATCTCCACGTACCTCGTCGCCGTCGCCGCCGGCCCCTGGCACTCGGTGCGCACCGAGCACCGCGGCCTGCCCTTCGGCATCCACTGCCGCCGCTCCCTCGCGCCCCACCTCGACACCGACGCCGAGGAGATCTTCGACGTCACGCGCGCGTGCTTCGACCGCTACCACGAGAAGTTCGAGGAGCCGTACCCCTTCGACTCCTACGACCAGGCGTTCGTCCCGGAGTTCAACGCGGGCGCGATGGAGAACCCGGGCCTGGTCACCTTCCGCGACGAGTTCGTCTACCGCTCCGCCGTCACCGACACCGAGCGGCAGACCCGCGCCATGGTCATCGCGCACGAGATGGCCCACATGTGGTTCGGCGACCTCGTCACCCTCAAGTGGTGGGACGACATCTGGCTGAACGAGTCCTTCGCCGAGTACATGGGCTACCAGACCACCGCCGAGGCCACCCGGTTCGCCGACCCCTGGACCGAGTTCGGCGTCACCCGCAAGTCCTGGGGCTACGACGCCGACCAGCGGCCCACCACCCACCCGGTCGCCCCCGAGAACGTCGACGACACGGCCTCCGCGCTGCTCAACTTCGACGGCATCTCCTACGCCAAGGGCGCTTCCGCACTGCGCCAGCTCGCCGCCTGGCTCGGCGAGAAGGACTTCCTCGCCGGCATCAACACCCACTTCGCCCGGCACAAGTTCGGCAACGCCGCCCTCGCCGACTTCATCGACTCCCTCGCCTCGGCCACCGACCGCGACGTGCCCGCGTGGGCCGACAGCTGGCTGCGCACCACCGGCGTCGACACGCTCACGCCCCAGGTGGCCACCGCCGACGGCACCTGGACCCTGACCGTCGACCGCGCGGGGAGCCGCCCGCACCACCTCACCGCCGGCCTGTACGACCTCGACCTCGCCGACGAGGGCCGCCTGGTACTGCGCGAGCGCCTCGGCCTCGACGTCCCGCAGAGCGTCCCGCAGCCCATCGGCAAGCGCCCGGCGCTGCTCCTGCTCAACGACGGCGACCTCACCTACGCCAAGGTCCGCTTCGACGCCGAGTCCTTCGAGGCGGTGCGCACCGGACTGTCCGGCCTGCCCGACCCGCTCACCCGCGCGGTCGTCTGGAACGCCCTCAGGGACGCCGTGCGCGACGGCGAACTGCCGCCCGCCGCCTACCTGGAGACGGCCCGCGCCCACCTCCCGCGCGAGACCGACCTGGCCCTCGTCCAGGGCGTCCTCGCCTTCGCCTCCGGCCAGATCGCCGTCCAGTACCTGAGCGCGCAGGAGCGCTCGGCGGCCCTGTCCACCCTCACCTCCCTCTGCCGCGACCTGCTGCGCCGCACCGAGGACGGCGACCACCCCGGCCTGCGCCTGATCGCCGTACGGCATCTGATCAGCGCCGCCGCCCACCCCGACACCATCGCCGCCTGGCTCGCCGACGGCACGGTGCCCGGCGGGCCGGAACTCGACCCCGAGCTGCGCTGGCGCATACTCGGCAGGCTCGCCGTGCTCGGCGCCACCGACGAGGCCGCCATCGCCGCCGAGCTGGAGCGCGACCCCAGCGCCACGGGCCAGGAAGGCGCCGCCCGCTGCCGCGCCGCCCTGCCCGACCCGGAGGCCAAGCGGGCGGCCTGGGAGGCGATGTTCGCCGGCGACGACCTGTCGAACTACCTCTTCACGGCCACCGCACAGGGCTTCTGGCAGCCCGAACAGGCCGAGCTGGTACGGCAGTACGTGCCGCGCTTCTACGCGGACGCGGTCGCCGTCAGCGCCCGCCGGGGCCCCGCCATCGCGCAGGCCGTCGGCCGCTGGGCCTTCCCCGCCCACGCCGTCGACGCCGAGAACCTGCGCCTCGGCGAGGCCTGCCTGCGCGACGCCGACCCCACCCCGGCCCTGCGCCGCACCCTCGCCGACCGCCTCGACGACCTCGCCCGCGCCCTGCGGGTGCGCGGAGAGGAAGAAGCGCGGCAGGAGGCGGTGGAGGCACAGGGGGCGCAGGGGGCGTAG
- a CDS encoding NAD(P)H-binding protein, which translates to MIVVTGATGNVGRALVERLLATGRPVRALTRDPQRAALPEAAEVVRFQQDDPAALFDGATALYLYAQATTPALLEAARAQGVRHVVLLSSAVIEEGADETHPIHIMHATAERQIRDSGLAWTFLRPGAFATNALSLAPQIRAGNTVRGVYADGLSAPIHEDDMAAVAERALLDGGHEGAVYRLTGPAAISNAEQVAAIGAALGRELTFVETDPREAGPELFPHVPPQMLQRLLQTFADTVGVAPEINDVVEKLTGTPARPFTQWARDHVEDFGGRA; encoded by the coding sequence GTGATCGTAGTGACCGGAGCGACCGGCAACGTCGGCCGTGCCCTCGTCGAGCGTCTTCTCGCCACGGGCCGGCCCGTGCGCGCGCTGACCCGCGACCCGCAGCGGGCCGCACTGCCCGAGGCGGCCGAGGTCGTGCGGTTCCAGCAGGACGACCCGGCCGCCCTGTTCGACGGGGCGACGGCCCTCTACCTCTACGCGCAGGCCACCACACCCGCGCTGCTGGAGGCGGCCCGCGCCCAGGGCGTCCGGCATGTCGTCCTGCTCTCCAGCGCCGTCATCGAAGAGGGCGCCGACGAGACCCACCCCATCCACATCATGCACGCCACCGCCGAGCGGCAGATCCGCGACAGCGGGCTCGCCTGGACCTTCCTGCGGCCGGGCGCCTTCGCCACCAACGCGCTCTCGCTGGCCCCGCAGATCCGTGCCGGGAACACTGTCCGCGGCGTCTACGCGGACGGCCTGAGCGCGCCCATCCACGAGGACGACATGGCGGCGGTCGCCGAGCGTGCCCTGCTCGACGGCGGGCACGAGGGCGCCGTGTACCGGCTGACCGGACCGGCGGCGATCAGCAACGCCGAGCAGGTCGCGGCGATCGGCGCGGCCCTCGGCCGGGAGCTGACGTTCGTGGAGACGGACCCCCGCGAGGCGGGCCCGGAGCTGTTCCCGCACGTTCCGCCGCAGATGCTTCAGCGGCTGCTGCAGACCTTCGCGGACACCGTCGGCGTGGCACCGGAGATCAACGACGTGGTGGAGAAGCTCACGGGCACCCCGGCCCGCCCCTTCACCCAGTGGGCCCGGGACCACGTCGAGGACTTCGGGGGACGGGCATAG
- a CDS encoding pyridoxal phosphate-dependent decarboxylase family protein, with amino-acid sequence MTGDAPPPASRPVPPPASRPVPPPAPPLASGPHGADALRPLLGTVLDALADGGRARGGPLPAGGPEAVAARIADVLGDALPDDGDPGALRALVHALAEGSTDPADPLCAAHLHCPPLAVATAADLAASALNPSLDSWDQAPAASALEAAVTRALAHTAGLADALVTTGGTESNQLALLLARETHGAGVRMVCGAQAHHSLPRAAWLLGLPEPVVVPTPSGVLDPAALDEALTALSGPLLVAATAGSTDAGLIDPLPEIAGLCAAHGARLHIDAAYGGGLLFSDRHRDKLAGLEAAHTVTLDLHKLGWQPVAAGLLAVARPAELAALQQRADYLNADDDTEAGFPDLLGRSLRTSRRPDILKIAVTLKTLGRGGLGDLVDQVCARAREFAALIDEHPGFELYDRPVISTVLFRPAGADDDAVAAVRRRLLHEGRAVVGRARLDGRLWLKATLLNPHTRPDALAQLLKLVEEGTPA; translated from the coding sequence ATGACCGGTGACGCCCCTCCGCCCGCCTCTCGCCCCGTCCCTCCGCCCGCCTCTCGCCCCGTCCCTCCGCCCGCCCCGCCCCTCGCCTCGGGCCCCCACGGCGCCGACGCCCTGCGCCCGCTGCTCGGCACCGTCCTCGACGCGCTCGCGGACGGTGGCCGGGCACGGGGCGGGCCGCTGCCCGCCGGGGGGCCCGAGGCCGTCGCCGCGCGGATCGCCGACGTGCTCGGGGACGCCCTGCCGGACGACGGCGACCCCGGCGCGCTGCGCGCCCTCGTACACGCCCTCGCCGAGGGCTCGACCGACCCCGCCGACCCGCTGTGCGCGGCTCATCTGCACTGCCCGCCGCTCGCCGTGGCCACCGCCGCCGACCTCGCGGCGAGCGCCCTCAACCCGTCCCTGGACTCCTGGGACCAGGCCCCGGCCGCCTCCGCCCTGGAAGCCGCCGTCACCCGCGCGCTCGCCCACACGGCAGGGCTCGCCGATGCCCTGGTCACCACCGGCGGCACCGAGTCCAACCAACTGGCCCTGCTGCTGGCCCGCGAGACGCACGGCGCTGGCGTCCGGATGGTCTGCGGGGCCCAGGCCCACCACTCGCTGCCGCGCGCCGCCTGGCTGCTCGGCCTGCCCGAACCGGTCGTCGTGCCCACCCCGAGCGGCGTCCTCGATCCGGCCGCCCTGGACGAGGCCCTCACCGCGCTCTCCGGCCCGCTGCTGGTCGCCGCCACCGCCGGCAGCACCGACGCCGGCCTCATCGACCCGCTGCCGGAGATCGCCGGCCTGTGCGCCGCCCACGGCGCCCGGCTGCACATCGACGCCGCCTACGGCGGGGGCCTGCTGTTCAGCGACCGGCACCGCGACAAGCTCGCCGGACTCGAAGCCGCCCACACCGTCACCCTGGACCTGCACAAACTCGGCTGGCAGCCGGTCGCCGCGGGCCTCCTCGCCGTCGCCCGCCCCGCCGAACTCGCCGCCCTCCAGCAGCGCGCCGACTACCTGAACGCCGACGACGACACCGAGGCCGGCTTCCCCGATCTGCTCGGCCGCTCCCTGCGCACCTCGCGCCGCCCCGACATCCTCAAGATCGCCGTCACGCTGAAGACCCTGGGCCGCGGCGGGCTCGGCGACCTGGTCGACCAGGTCTGCGCCCGCGCGCGCGAGTTCGCGGCGCTGATCGACGAGCACCCCGGCTTCGAGCTGTACGACCGGCCCGTGATCAGCACGGTGCTGTTCCGGCCGGCGGGCGCCGACGACGACGCCGTGGCCGCCGTACGCCGCCGGCTGCTGCACGAGGGCCGGGCCGTCGTCGGGCGGGCCCGGCTCGACGGCCGGCTCTGGCTCAAGGCCACCCTCCTCAATCCCCACACCCGGCCGGACGCCCTGGCCCAGCTCCTGAAACTCGTAGAAGAAGGCACCCCCGCATGA